GTCGGCATTAATTAACGAACGAGAAGCAGAAAGGGTGGAACAGTGGCTTCGTGAAGCTGTCGAAGCAGGAGCGGCCATCACCTATGGTGGAAAGCGCGAAGGGGGCGTTTTACAGCCGACTGTCATCACCGACGCACCAGCCAATGCGTCGGTCAACTGCCAAGAAGCGTTTGCCCCCATCGTCACAATCACGCCATATACAACGCTCGATAAGGCGATTGCTGCTGTCAACGACTCACAATATGGACTGCAAGCAGGGATTTATACGACATCGATTCACAGCGCGTTTGCTGCTGTCAACCAAATCAACGTAGGCGGGGTCATGGTGAACGATGTTCCGACGTTCCGTGTCGATCAAATGCCGTATGGGGGAGTTAAAAACAGTGGCACAGGCCGGGAAGGGATTAAATATTCTGTGGAGGAAATGACCGAGCTCAAGCTCGTTACATTTAAATTATAAATTTTATAAAAACATCATAAGTAAAGGAGCATGAACATGCAAACTCAACAACCAAAAGTTAAAAAAGTCGTTACAAATGAAGAAATGGAAAATAACTGGATTGTTCGTTTTGACGAACTGAAAGGCAAAGCGATTCCGCTCATGTTTATTGACAGCATTTTACCGGGGCATCAGCGCTTAAACTATGCCCTCATTGGTGATACAGCCAGTGAAAACGATAAATACTCACCGGAAATTACCGAGCCGCACGGCTTTCAGATTGGGATGGTGAAAGCACCCCCAGGAAACGGTCCAGCGTACCATACACACGATTATATCGAAGCGTTTCTCCCACTGACGGGAAAATGGCGCTTTTATTGGGGGAACAGTGCAGACGAAATCGAAGGTGAAACGATCATTGAACAATGGGATATGATTTCTTTACCACCTGGCTTATGGCGAGGCTTTGAAAATGTGAGCGATGAGGATGCGTGGGCGTTTGCTGTCCTTGAGCAGCATGAAGTGTTCGAAGGAAAGGACCCATACTGGGCGCCTGAAGTCATTCGGAAAGCGGCGGAACATGGCTTCCATGCGAATGACACAGGAAAAATGATCAAGCCCGAGAATTTCGAAGAATTAGAAAAGCAAATGGCAGAAAAGCTGCGAGCTGGCGAAAAATAATGGCAAAAGACGCTTTAATCTTACTTCCGGGAACGTTATGTGACGAGCGGCTTTGGGCGCACCAGACCGAATCACTAGCGGATATCGCCAATGTCACCATCGGCGATGTAACGAAAGATGATTCCGTTAAAGAGATGGCACAAACGATTCTAAAGCAGGCACCGGAACACTTTGCACTCGCCGGGCTGTCCCTAGGCGGAATTGTCGCTATGGAAGTCGTTCATCAAGCGCCAGAACGAGTGACGAAGCTCGCGCTGCTCAATGCCAACCCGTATGGACCAAAGCCCGAACAAAAGCAGGCTTGGGATCAATGGTTACGGATGGTGGAAGAAGGGCGATTTAGTGAAATCACTGAAAACCACCTTCTCCCACAATTAATCCACCCTGAGCGCCAAAGCAATCCACAATTGACGTCAACCATTATGGATATGGCTGAACAGATCGGTCCTGAAGCGTATGTCCGACAACTACGTGCTGTTGCCACTCGCACAGATGCACGAGAACGCTTGCGACAAATCAAGTGCCCGACCCTTCTTCTCGTCGGGCGCGATGATCCGGTGTGCCCAGTACAACTTCACGAGGAGATGGCAGAGCTCATACCGCATTCGACCCTTGAAGTAATTGAACATTGCGGTCATTTAAGCACGATGGAATGCCCTGAGGCTGTGACATCAGCGTTGCAAAATTGGTTGCGTTCAGCAAATGAAGCTTAGGAAAGGGCGAGGGTTATGAAGAATGCAGTGAAAGAAAAGCTTGCGACAGGAAAGCAGGTGCTTGGTTGCTTTATCGGCATCTACGCACCAAATATCGTCGAGATCATCGGGTATGCAGGTTACGATTTTATTGTCATCGACGATGAGCACGGCGCGTTCAGCCATTCTGAATTAGAGCAAATGATTCGTGCCGCCGATTCGGTCGGTCTTGTTCCGCTTGTCCGCGTCTCTTACGACCCTTCTAGCATCCAAAAAGCGTTAGATCGCGGCGCAAAAGGGGTACAAGTACCGATGGTCAATACGAAAGCAGATGCGATTCAGGCTGTCCAAAGGGCAAAATTTCCCCCTAAAGGAACGAGAGGAGCAGCCTATTCACATCGAGCAGCGCGATTTGGCAAAGATAGCGGAGCGGCATTTTTAAATGCCTCAGATGATCATATTATGATCATTCCGCACATAGAGACATTGGAAGCGGCTGAAAACTTTGAAAGCATTATGAGTGTGGAAGGGATTGACATGGCGTTTATCGGAACGACGGATTTATCGGTGAATATGGGCTACAAGGAAGCTGGTCCAATGCATCCCGACGTGCAAAAGGTCGTCAGCGACTTATATGCGAAGGCAGCCAAGAAAGATATGCCGATCGGTACCGTGGCCGCTAATGCTGAGGGAGCAAAGCGAGCGTTTGCGCAAGGTGCATCTTACGTCAGTGTTGTCGCTTTGTCTGTCATCCTGCAGTCTTTGGAGGACTTGCGCCATGCTTGCCAATACGAGGAAAAACGGCCGTAAAACGCTACGCTTGATCAACATATGCAGCAGACCGAGAGAAGCACTTTATTTTTCTCGGTCTGTTTTTTTCTTGATTTGAATTGATCACTGTGAGCGTGAGAAATGCTTGCGATACTCGCTCGGAGAACAGCCCACTTTAACCGGTTTCAACCGAGTCGCATTTTCCTTAGTATTTTCATTGATATTAAACGTAGTCTATGCAATGGTAAGAAGGTCTATAAAGATCTAAGAGTCGCTTTACACAAAGCCATCACGTATAATACCTATATAGGTATATATTCGTGCGCAACGAAATTTTGATATCAATGAAGGGAAGGCCTATGAAACAAACACATTTAGATAAATACGCATCATATGTTCATTCACAAGCTGAACAGCAAAAGTTGTATAAGCGTTCGTTAAAAATCGTTTTGTTATCGCAGATTTTAGGTGGTGCTGGGCTTGCAGCGGGAATTGCCGTTGGTGCTCTTCTAGCTAAGGAAATGTTAGGGACAGAAAGCTTTGCTGGCTTACCATCAGCTTTATTCACTCTCGGCTCCGCATTGGCTGCTTTTCTCATTGGGAGATTTTCGCAACGCTTAGGGCGGCGTTACGGCTTGTCCTTTGGTTTTATGACAGGTGGTGTGGGCGCAATTGGTGTCATTATTGCGGCGAATATTGATAACGTTGCTTTGTTATTTATCTCGTTATTTATTTACGGCTCAGGTACGGCAACAAACTTGATCGCTCGCTATGCCGGGACAGATTTAGCCAACGAAAAACAGCGAGCAACCGCCATTAGTATCGCCATGGTCGCTACGACATTCGGTGCCGTGGCCGGGCCAAACCTCGTCACACCAATGGGACACGTCGCTGAGGCCATCGGCTTTCATCCATTGTCCGGACCCTTTATTCTCGCTGCGGTTGCTTACCTGTCGGCAGGGTTAACGATTCTATTGTTGATGAGACCGGACCCGTTATTAGTGGCACAAGCGATCGCTCGTCATCAGGCTAAGCTGGCGAAAGAGTCGACAGCTTCGGAAGTGACAGGTGTGGAGCATCGTATCAATCGCATCGGTGTCTTTGCGGGCGCTTCGTTACTCATTTTATCGCAAGTCGTGATGGTCGCCATTATGACGATGACGCCAGTCCATATGGAAAATCACGGCAGTGGATTAACCGCAATCGGCCTCGTTATCGGGCTTCACGTCGCAGCGATGTACTTACCCTCACTTGGGACGGGCATGCTCGTCGATCGTATTGGTAGAAACGTGATGGGAGTTGCCTCGGCGTTTACCTTAGCGGCCTCGGGGCTTTTAGCCGCATTTGCTCCTGGTGATTCTCTCGTTTGGCTCACGATTGCTTTAATGCTCTTAGGGCTTGGTTGGAATTTCGGCTTAATTAGCGGTACTGCAATTATTATTGACTCGACAAATATTCATACCCGCGCAAAAATGCAAGGCTCCATCGATGTCGGTGTCGCTTTAGGCGGCTCTTTTGGCAGCATTGTATCCGGAATTGTCGTCGCTCAATCAAGCTACGCAATTCTCGGATTTATCGGCACGTACGTTGCGCTTATGCTCATTCCGATCATTTATTGGACGCGGATGAAGGAAAAGCGCCAGCAGAATCGCAGTTTTTCGGCTTAAGGATATCATTTAAAAACGAGACATAGCGTAAATACAGTCAGTGAAAAGGCTGCCATCTCATGCTTAGCATGTCTTGGCAGCCTTGTTTATGCCTTTAGCATTTGTCAAATAGGCATTTGTCCGGTCAGTGCTCCCTTATTTGTCTACCCGCGAACAACATTCAGGTCCTTACTATGCTTAGCAAAAACTGCTGTGTGGAAAGCACTTACGATTTAGAGCTGAAGTGAACATGAAGAGCCTTTGGCAGTCGGAACGTTAAAACCTGTTTATTTATGTTAAATAATATTTATTTGTCGTTTAACGATAAAAATCAATTGAATTACAAGTCGATATCTATTAGAATGCAATTAGTCGTTGAGAGGAGGATCTTCAAAGTTAACGCGATGGAGATGTAACAGAGCCTAGCTGTGAAGCTCCGAATGACTCTGGGCAAATGTTAGATAGAATTTGTGAGGTATTAGATTGTGTACCAAGCGTTTTTTACAATTCTAGAGGTTTGAAAGGAGAGGACGATCATGAAAAGAAAGTATTTGTATGCTTCTATACCAGTTATTATGGGGGCCATTTGTATGGTTAGTTACAACATCATTGGTTCAAGAGTGGAACCAGATGGCACTCTAGTAGAGCCATTTTTTCTCATTCCATTAGGTTATCTTTTTAGCTTTGTTGGAATTGCCACATTAATAATCTTCGCGCTTACCTCTTTTCTTAAAAATGGAAATCACCAATAAAGTTTTGGTCTTAGATTATAAAAACAAAAGTGAGGTATGGGGTGGCTATGGTAAGTGCTATGAATTAAAAATGTATTCTTTCATCGTTCACAGCATCTTGTACATGCACGATGTCCCATTGTGATTCATAGCTGACATTCGCCGCTTCTTGTTTTAATCGGAGGTGGAAAAATGACATACGGCAAAGATTTTATATACTTCGTTTTCCATCAAGCTTTATCATGTCTTTTTCCTGTTGTCATTTTTTTAACGCTTGCAGTTTCCCAAATTGTTAATGTCCCTGGCAACGTTCTCAACGAAATGATGAACGGGAAAGGACATCTAAAATCATCATATTGAAAAATTTTTTAGAGTTGTATGGGGTCGTATATTCGTTCCTGACAGCTCTTTTTTTGGTGGGACGTTTTTTGGCAGAAAGTCTACAGCGGTTTTAAAAAAGTCGATCCGTGTTGAGACTTTTTAAAGGGCATCGCAGTCTAATGGGTGACGTGTACACAGCGAAGGAATCCATGGAGAAAGTAAGTGAAAAGATGAAGAATAAAAAACAAGAAGAGCGGTTCCTCTCTTTAATTCATGAGCATCATCACCGGCTATATCGTATTGCGTTCAGCTATGTGAAAAATAAAGAGGATGCGTTAGATATTATTCAAGAATCTGTCTATAAAGGGTACAAATCCTACCATAAAGTGAAACAGCCCGAATACGAAAAAACGTGGATAACGAAAATCGTAATGAATTCAGCGATTGATTTTATTAAGAAAAATAAAAGGGTTGTACCTTTAGAAGAGACTGTTTTAGAGAATGTCGCCAGTCCGACAAGAGATATTGTAGAAGATAAACTGACGGTTGAGGAGGCGCTTGATCAGCTCAGTGAAAAGCAACGGGCTGTCGTTATTCTACGGTTTTTTGAGGATATGAAGCTGGCTGAAATCGCCGAGGTGCTTGATGCACCTGTCAGCACAATTAAGTCGCTCCTTTATCGAGCTCTTAAGCAAATTGAAGTTGACATGAAGGAGGCTGACACCTATGAATGACAAGAGGTTAATAGAATTGAAAAAACAATATGAGGATATTCACATTCCTTCTGAGCTGGAGGGTGCCATTCAGAAGGGAATAGAGCGAGGGCGAAGCGAAATGAGCAAAGAAAAAAAGTCAATCTCGCCTGTTTGGAAAGCTGTTGTCGGCTTCGTTGCCGCACTCGCCGTTTTGTCGGATCAATTAACGTGTCTCCGGCGCTTGCCAGTCAATTAAAAGGCATTCCAGTCATAGGTCAGCTCGTCGACATCTTGCAGTTTACGGATGGAGAAGCTGAAGGGGGGAGCATTACGGATGGCTCTGATGTGAGCTCTATAAGCCGGCTTGAAGAAAACGGCTTTGAGAAGATCGTCATTGGCTTTACGCAAAACGATGAACTACAAGCCGATGCTGGAGCATTTATGGTCAGCTACGCGGAGAATCCGTATACGATGCAATTTGAGATTGGCGGGGCACGAGGGTTTTCTGCCCAAGAGCAATTTGCTGCAATCAAGGAGAGTCCGTATGTGAAAGATGTTTATCCATTAATGACGCTGGATGATTCACTCATTCGATTTATCATTGAGTTTACTCGTCCAGTCGACTATGAAGTCATGGAAATGAAAGACCCTGCTAGCATCGTTCTTTATGTCAAGGAAGGTGAGCAGGCGGTGGAAACAACGACATATTCGTTGCGGACACAGTCTTATCCCTATGGAGAAGCAATAGGCCATCTTGAAGAAAGACTTATGGATGCTGATCCGTCGAGAATGCTAAAGGATGCTGAAGGAATGTATTTTATCGAAGTACAGCAGTTTGATACGGAAGAAGAAGCCGTGCAGAAACGAAATGAGCTGGCAGTGCAGATGGATGATGTCACATTATTCGTTGAGGAGCGGCGTGGGGTAGAAGCGCCCGTAAACGATCCAGCCCAGACTGAAAAAACGAATGAGGGAGACGCTGGACAGTCAGAAGCTGAATTAGAGGCACCGGCATTTTTCCAGTCTCCATTGAAGAAAACGGCGAGACGTATGATGGCAATATCGAGCTCTTAGAAGATCGATTAAACATTTACGGTGAGGATACAAGTGCTGAACCGAAGCATACATTCTATTATGAAGAAGTGACATTGACACAGCTAAAAGGCGAAGCTTCTTTCTTGTTGGACATTGAAACAGAAGGTGAGACGCTAACTGCCTCCGGTGTATTTGCCGATTTTTTCGCTGAGCTAGAAACATATACGGAAGTGAAAAAATAAGCTTTATTTTAGCCGAAATAGACTGCACTGATCAACATTACGATCGTTGATCAGTGCAGTTTTTAATTCATTCAAATGTTTCACGTGAAACGCGGCGTTATTTCGCGGACAGCTCATCTTCGGTGACCCATTTATGGTTGGTGACTTCTTCTCCACTCGTTGTTGATGTGTAGTCGACCATGTACACGGTCGTTTGTTGGGCTGAATCGATGGTGGCTGTTGCACCTTCCATGCCTTCCATGTGTTTTGCGGTCAGTGTAACTTCATCACCAGCTTCATAAGGCTCATCTTGAGCGTTTTTGATTTCTTCGTGAATGACCCATTTATGATTTTTGACAGGTTCTCCGCCATCTGTCGGTGTATAGGTGACTGTATAGACCGTCGTATTAAATGCGCCAGAAATGGTCGCTTCGGCTCCGTTCATACCTTCCATATGGCTAGCTTCAATGACAGCCTGGCTTCCTACAGGAAAAGTCGGGCTGTCTGCTTCCTGGAGGTCATCTGGAACGTCTCCTGAGCTGGAATGATTCATACTAGAATGATCAGTATCTTCAGCGGAGTCACCTGTTGTCGTACCTTCATTTGTTCCTTGGTCAGACTGTACTTCTTCTTCATTCGTCGTAGCCTCTTCATTCGTTTCCGGAGCGGGCTCATCTGTTGAGCCGTTAGCACATCCAGCCAAACCGAACACTGTCACCAATCCTAACGCTAATAGTTGTTTTTTCATGAATGAGACACCTCTTTGTTTTGTTTGTATCGGTCTTTTTATACCCTGATACGGTATGTGGTTAAACGTATTGTTTCTGATTTTAGGTCATGCGTTTTTAGCGTAGTTTGAACATTTTCTATTATTTTTTATACAGATACGGTTCCTTTCTTTAGAACACTACAGAATGTTTACGAGAAAAAATGAACAGACTATCGCTAACTGTAGAGAAGGAGGAAGTGTGGTGGTCGAACATCTTGAAATTATGTTGCGTTCCATTGCGTCTTTTGCTTTTCTTCTAATGGGTGCACGCATTTTAGGAAAGCAAACCGTTTCACAAATGTCGATCTTTGATTTTATTGCCACCATCTCGATGGGCTCTATTGCGGCCAATTTAGCATTTAATACAGATACTGAAGTGCATCATATGATGATTGCTTTAGGGGTCTTTATTGCTGTGACATTCTTATCCGCGTTTATCTCTTTAAAAAGTCGCAGAGGGAGAAAGCTATTTGCTGGTGACCCAACGGTCGTGATTGAAAACGGAAAGATTTTAGAAAAAAACATGCGCAAAATGCGCTATACATTAGACTACTTAAATCAACAGTTGCGGGAAAAAGATGTCTTTGCAATCGAGGAAGTGCTCTTTGCACTTGTTGAAACGAATGGCACATTAACCGTGTTAAAAAAGCCGCATTTCCGAACTGTGACAAGGCAGGACTTAAATGTGCCCGTGAATCGTGAACAACGATTGCCAATAGAGCTCATCATGGATGGAGATGTCATTGAGAAAAATTTAACAGAAAATCATCTATCACAAACATGGCTGCAGGAGGAATTGAAAAAACGACAGCTCAAAAGGTCGGAGGTCGCCTATGCCGTACTGGCGGCGAATGGGCTTGTCTATGTAGATACATATAAGGATCATATCAAATCGCCAGTGGATGAAGAATAAAATAGAGCAGCTTACTGAGCTGCCCTTGCTTTTAGAAGCGCAGCAAGCTTCGTTCAACGGCGGCAAGATGAGTCACGCACTTGCGTAAACACGGTTCTCACATCTAAAGGAAGGTCCATGGATAGAAATCGTTCATACATCGCAAAGTTGTCGAGTTCTCCTTGAACACCGGCGGGATAGGCAGCTTTAAGGGTTTCGGGCGTGGTCACAAGGGACTGTGACGTATCCTCAGGAATGGGCGCCTCATATCGTTCAAATAGAGGCAGAAGTGCATTGATATGCCTTAATTCGGCTTCTTTTATCTTTGTAAATGTGCGAACGGGACTAAAGGTGCTGATCATACGGTCATAGCGTGCGTGCTAAATATTCGTCTTGAAGCGCATAGGTGAGCATTTGCGGTAACGCTAGCGTCGTTGCGTTTAATGCGCGAATCGCGCCGTAATCTGATGCTTGCTGGCGTATGTTTGGTGCGTTCTTTTTTAAAAAAGAAACCATACGGCGTGATTTTGTTCATCTTGAGCAGCACGGCGGGAACGTTCTTTCGTAAAATGATCCTGTGCCTGATCGGCGATATCTAAATAAAAATCTACTGTTTCTTGCTCATCCGTAAAAGCAAATTCAATGCCCTTCCCGATAGTTGTTTGGGCATTCTTCGATGATTATATACGTCGGTTGCGTTCCAGAGAGGAAAGTGTAAATTCTCGTAAATTCCTCTAAATGGCGCTTTTCATCGTTGCATATTTCTCTTATTCTTTTCTTTTCCTTCTGTGTGGGTGCCATTTTTACAAGTTTTTCATAACAAGCAATGGCACTGTACTCACCATTGATCGCTTTCTGAATGTCTTTAAGCAGTTGCGCGTTGGCGTTATTGCGAAAATCTTCAGCCGGATAAGATGTGTAAGGATAAGCATACGGATAGGTATACAAGATTGTCCTCCTTTTTTTGTATCATCACCGTATTGTATGTAGAGGGCGTGGGTAGGCGTGCATGTTTTGGAAGAAGGTTGGGATCGGGGGAGAATTATCGACGTGTGAAGAATGAAGAACTTGTCTTAAAAGCGCTCGGAAAGACTAAAGAGTGCGTTGACAGATATTTAAGGCACCCATAAGACAGAGGTGCCTCGAAACGTATCATTTGTATCCTTGAATGATTAAGCTTTCTAAGGAGGAAATGCGCTCACAGCCGTCCTTCGTAATGACGACTTGCTCTTCTAGTTTGACCCCTTCTTTTCCGCTCATTTCACCGATATAGCTTTCCACACAGATGATCATGTTTTCTTCAAAATAACCGTAGTTTTGTTGTTGAAAACTGGTCTCCAAACATTCGTGATAAAGTTCTATAAGCTGGGATTTGCTTTCTCTCATTTTGGGAAGAGGCTATTTACGATGCAAGACCTCAAGAGCGGGATTTACGTTTTATGAGCCAACCCACTGTTTCCAAATCCAATTCTGGCCATTCTAGTTTGTTAAGCTCCTGGCGTTTGACCCACCGAACTTCCTTATGCTCGTAAGCTTGTGGCTGGCCTGAGACGAGTCGGCAAGCAAATGTATGTAATGTAATTCGCGATGCTTCTTTTTCGATCGTGGACATTGCAATTTTTTCTCCTACAGCAATATAGCACCCTAACTCCTCTTGAATCTCACGGGTGAGAGCCGTTTCAAACGTTTCCCCAGCCTCCACCTTGCCACCAGGAAATTCCCAGAGAAGAGGCATGCTCATTTTTTCAGAACGCTGAGCGCACAATACTGCGTCATCTTCTTCTCGTACAATAACAGCACCAACGACATGCATTTCTTTCATGAAAAATCTCCTTACGTAACGATTTATTCTATCCAACGTGAATATTTTATTTTGCGACAATTTCATGGTATACTTCAAAGTAGAAGAACATATAATAAAAAGCCACGAGTGCGACCAACACCCGCGGCTAAGCAATATCGGTTCCAAAAATGGATTGGCCTGGGAATCGTCGTAATCCGCCAGAGCGCTCACTCTTAGGGCGGATTACTTATTTCTTGTAGAGATCAAGAAAACAAGCGTTCCGAATGCCAACATTAAAGTCAAAGCTTCATATGTCGTTATCGGCAGCACCCCCTTTCTAAAAAAGGAGTGCCAATCCACCCGTGAGTTCCGAATATTGCTTCTACTTAGGATAACATGTTCAAGAACGCAGATGGACTACGATTTAAGAAAGATAAGAGTTGTATCAAAGAAATAAGGGCTGTTGAGGAAAAACTCCTCAGCGCTCTTTTTTGTTTTTCGGGAAAAATAGGCTTAGAAAGCGGATAAGTGAAAGCATAAAAAAGCAAGGGAACCCTTGCCCTTGCACGTAGACCCTTGTTACTTCCCCCTGCTTAACATCGATTCAATAAAGCCATTTAAATGCATTCGTTCTTCTTCGGTTAATTGCTTTAGGCTCTCCAAGAGACGCAAAATGTCTGGCGGAAGCGTTGTTTTTTCCCCGAAAAATTCACTGAGAGATACGTCGAGGGCGTCGCAGATTAATCGTAATTTGTCCAAGGATGGCATCGTTCGGCCTCGCTCAATATCGCTTAAATAGGGTTGAGATACAAATGCTTTTTTGCCTAATTCATTTAATGTTAAACCTTTAGCTAAGCGAAGATTCTTCAATTTTTCACCAATATTCATCTGCATCACCTTCCTTTATTATAAAGCTGTTGCAATCCAATAAGGTCGGTTATTCAGCGTTCTTTATATCGTAAATAACTATTTTATCTATTTACAAATTCGTTATTGGTGATAGAATAGTCATAGTTTTTTAAAAGTGTCTTTTATAAAGGTGGTGAAAGTGTTTAATAATACTATTTTATTTGAAAGCGGTTTCGTAAAGCTAGTTTAAGTTGCATGTTTTAGGGATAGCTTCAAAAGAATTCGAAACAGGTTTTAAATGTTATAGGATTGTGAGCATCCCAACGTTTGCTTTAGAAAGTAAACTACAGAGATTGTAAGTAAACATTCAGCTTTAGGGGGGATAACAGTGATAAGAAAGAAAGGGATTGTCGGATTTTTAATGGTTCTCATGGTATTTTCTGCGACAGCCTGTGGTAGTGGACAGACAGATCGCTCGACAGGAGAAAACGCGACAGAGAAGGTTGAGCTACTGTATATGACACATATACCTGAAAATGAAACGCAGGAAGACATTATTGCAAACGAAGTCATTGGGGCTTTTGAAGAAGCGAACCCGAATATTTCAGTGAAGTGGGTTCACAATGAAGACCCAGTGTCCCTCATCAGACAGCAAATGGTTGCCGGAGCAGGTCCGGATGTTGTTTTGGTCGATGGACCGACGCAAGTCATGCAATTTGCAAAATCAGATTATTTACTGCCTTTAGATGAT
Above is a genomic segment from Litoribacterium kuwaitense containing:
- a CDS encoding cupin domain-containing protein; the encoded protein is MQTQQPKVKKVVTNEEMENNWIVRFDELKGKAIPLMFIDSILPGHQRLNYALIGDTASENDKYSPEITEPHGFQIGMVKAPPGNGPAYHTHDYIEAFLPLTGKWRFYWGNSADEIEGETIIEQWDMISLPPGLWRGFENVSDEDAWAFAVLEQHEVFEGKDPYWAPEVIRKAAEHGFHANDTGKMIKPENFEELEKQMAEKLRAGEK
- a CDS encoding alpha/beta fold hydrolase, whose product is MAKDALILLPGTLCDERLWAHQTESLADIANVTIGDVTKDDSVKEMAQTILKQAPEHFALAGLSLGGIVAMEVVHQAPERVTKLALLNANPYGPKPEQKQAWDQWLRMVEEGRFSEITENHLLPQLIHPERQSNPQLTSTIMDMAEQIGPEAYVRQLRAVATRTDARERLRQIKCPTLLLVGRDDPVCPVQLHEEMAELIPHSTLEVIEHCGHLSTMECPEAVTSALQNWLRSANEA
- a CDS encoding HpcH/HpaI aldolase family protein — encoded protein: MKNAVKEKLATGKQVLGCFIGIYAPNIVEIIGYAGYDFIVIDDEHGAFSHSELEQMIRAADSVGLVPLVRVSYDPSSIQKALDRGAKGVQVPMVNTKADAIQAVQRAKFPPKGTRGAAYSHRAARFGKDSGAAFLNASDDHIMIIPHIETLEAAENFESIMSVEGIDMAFIGTTDLSVNMGYKEAGPMHPDVQKVVSDLYAKAAKKDMPIGTVAANAEGAKRAFAQGASYVSVVALSVILQSLEDLRHACQYEEKRP
- a CDS encoding MFS transporter gives rise to the protein MKQTHLDKYASYVHSQAEQQKLYKRSLKIVLLSQILGGAGLAAGIAVGALLAKEMLGTESFAGLPSALFTLGSALAAFLIGRFSQRLGRRYGLSFGFMTGGVGAIGVIIAANIDNVALLFISLFIYGSGTATNLIARYAGTDLANEKQRATAISIAMVATTFGAVAGPNLVTPMGHVAEAIGFHPLSGPFILAAVAYLSAGLTILLLMRPDPLLVAQAIARHQAKLAKESTASEVTGVEHRINRIGVFAGASLLILSQVVMVAIMTMTPVHMENHGSGLTAIGLVIGLHVAAMYLPSLGTGMLVDRIGRNVMGVASAFTLAASGLLAAFAPGDSLVWLTIALMLLGLGWNFGLISGTAIIIDSTNIHTRAKMQGSIDVGVALGGSFGSIVSGIVVAQSSYAILGFIGTYVALMLIPIIYWTRMKEKRQQNRSFSA
- a CDS encoding DUF3955 domain-containing protein, which codes for MKRKYLYASIPVIMGAICMVSYNIIGSRVEPDGTLVEPFFLIPLGYLFSFVGIATLIIFALTSFLKNGNHQ
- a CDS encoding sigma-70 family RNA polymerase sigma factor, with translation MGDVYTAKESMEKVSEKMKNKKQEERFLSLIHEHHHRLYRIAFSYVKNKEDALDIIQESVYKGYKSYHKVKQPEYEKTWITKIVMNSAIDFIKKNKRVVPLEETVLENVASPTRDIVEDKLTVEEALDQLSEKQRAVVILRFFEDMKLAEIAEVLDAPVSTIKSLLYRALKQIEVDMKEADTYE
- a CDS encoding DUF4179 domain-containing protein, translating into MSPALASQLKGIPVIGQLVDILQFTDGEAEGGSITDGSDVSSISRLEENGFEKIVIGFTQNDELQADAGAFMVSYAENPYTMQFEIGGARGFSAQEQFAAIKESPYVKDVYPLMTLDDSLIRFIIEFTRPVDYEVMEMKDPASIVLYVKEGEQAVETTTYSLRTQSYPYGEAIGHLEERLMDADPSRMLKDAEGMYFIEVQQFDTEEEAVQKRNELAVQMDDVTLFVEERRGVEAPVNDPAQTEKTNEGDAGQSEAELEAPAFFQSPLKKTARRMMAISSS
- a CDS encoding YdhK family protein, producing MKKQLLALGLVTVFGLAGCANGSTDEPAPETNEEATTNEEEVQSDQGTNEGTTTGDSAEDTDHSSMNHSSSGDVPDDLQEADSPTFPVGSQAVIEASHMEGMNGAEATISGAFNTTVYTVTYTPTDGGEPVKNHKWVIHEEIKNAQDEPYEAGDEVTLTAKHMEGMEGATATIDSAQQTTVYMVDYTSTTSGEEVTNHKWVTEDELSAK
- a CDS encoding DUF421 domain-containing protein; this translates as MLRSIASFAFLLMGARILGKQTVSQMSIFDFIATISMGSIAANLAFNTDTEVHHMMIALGVFIAVTFLSAFISLKSRRGRKLFAGDPTVVIENGKILEKNMRKMRYTLDYLNQQLREKDVFAIEEVLFALVETNGTLTVLKKPHFRTVTRQDLNVPVNREQRLPIELIMDGDVIEKNLTENHLSQTWLQEELKKRQLKRSEVAYAVLAANGLVYVDTYKDHIKSPVDEE
- a CDS encoding (deoxy)nucleoside triphosphate pyrophosphohydrolase, which produces MKEMHVVGAVIVREEDDAVLCAQRSEKMSMPLLWEFPGGKVEAGETFETALTREIQEELGCYIAVGEKIAMSTIEKEASRITLHTFACRLVSGQPQAYEHKEVRWVKRQELNKLEWPELDLETVGWLIKRKSRS
- a CDS encoding putative holin-like toxin, translated to MDWHSFFRKGVLPITTYEALTLMLAFGTLVFLISTRNK
- a CDS encoding helix-turn-helix domain-containing protein: MNIGEKLKNLRLAKGLTLNELGKKAFVSQPYLSDIERGRTMPSLDKLRLICDALDVSLSEFFGEKTTLPPDILRLLESLKQLTEEERMHLNGFIESMLSRGK